From a single Glycine soja cultivar W05 chromosome 19, ASM419377v2, whole genome shotgun sequence genomic region:
- the LOC114398703 gene encoding uncharacterized protein LOC114398703, which translates to MRKGKSEANIDKKKDTAPNEGKEVPYPLVPSRKEKERHLAIFFDIFKKLEINLPFREALQQMPLYAKFLKDMLTKKNRYIHSDRIVVEGNCSVVIQHILSPKHKDLGVVIISCSIGEVALADRSIARPYGVIEDVLVKVKHLIFPADFVVIDIEEDVDIPLILGCPFMSTASCVVDMGKKMLQMGIEDQKINFDLFHEDKEPPDRNVYFKVHVMEERSPEKKVLEVGTLLDPG; encoded by the exons ATGAGGAAAGGCAAGAGTGAGGCAAACATTGACAAGAAGAAGGATACTGCTCCAAATGAAGGCAAGGAAGTACCTTATCCTTTGGTACCTTCtcggaaagagaaagaaagacatttGGCCATATTttttgatatcttcaagaaactggaaattaaTTTACCCTTTAGAGAAGCACTTCAACAAATGCcactctatgccaaatttttaaaagatatgctgACAAAGAAGAACCGGTACATCCACAGTGACAGAATTGTGGTGGAAGGCaattgtagtgttgtgattCAACACATTCTTTcacctaagcacaaagatctTGGAGTTGTCATAATATCGTGTTCCATTGGTGAGGTTGCT TTAGCTGATCGCTCCATCGCAAGACcatatggagtgattgaagatgttttggtgaaggtgaAACACCTTATATTCCCAGCTGATTTTGTTGTGATAGACATAGAAGAGGATGTTGatattcctctcattcttggcTGCCCATTTATGTCTACTGCAAGTTGTGTAGTAGATATGGGAAAGAAGATGTTGCAAATGGGCATAGAAGATCAGAAAATCAACTTTGATCTATTTCATGAAGATAAAGAACCACCTGACCGGAATGTCTATTTTAAAGTtcatgtgatggaggaaagaAGTCCTGAGAAGAAGGTCCTTGAAGTGGGAACATTATTGGATCCTGGATAA